From Pseudomonas fluorescens, one genomic window encodes:
- a CDS encoding MFS transporter: MQTPKLATRRWWYIMPIVFITYSLAYLDRANYGFAAASGMAADLMITPGLSSLLGALFFLGYFFFQIPGAIYAQKNSVKKLIFVSLILWGSLATLTGVVSNAYWLIVIRFMLGVVEAAVMPAMLIYLCHWFTRAERSRANTFLILGNPVTMLWMSVVSGYLVQHYSWRWMFIVEGLPAVLWAFIWWRLADDRPAQAKWLNDQEKHDLESALAAEQVGIKAVKNYAEAFRSPKVIVLALQFFCWSIGVYGFVLWLPSILKQGAQMDMIEAGWLSALPYLAAVIGMLLVSWGSDKLQKRKRFVWPPLLIASLAFYGSYALGAEHFWWSYGLLVVAGACMYAPYGPFFAIIPEILPANVAGGAMALINSMGALGSFGGSYLVGYLNSATGSPGASFLLMSASLLLSVLLTLCLKTGTSDRERPGVALSRRAAHP, encoded by the coding sequence ATGCAAACGCCGAAACTCGCCACCCGCCGCTGGTGGTACATCATGCCGATTGTCTTTATCACCTACAGCCTGGCGTATCTGGACCGCGCCAACTACGGCTTCGCGGCCGCCTCCGGCATGGCCGCCGACCTGATGATCACCCCGGGGCTGTCGTCGTTGCTCGGCGCGCTGTTTTTCCTCGGCTACTTCTTCTTCCAGATTCCCGGGGCAATCTACGCGCAGAAAAACAGCGTGAAGAAACTGATCTTCGTCAGCCTGATCCTTTGGGGCAGCCTGGCGACCCTGACCGGGGTGGTGTCCAACGCCTACTGGCTGATCGTCATCCGCTTCATGCTCGGGGTGGTCGAAGCCGCGGTGATGCCGGCGATGCTGATTTACTTGTGTCACTGGTTCACCCGCGCCGAACGCTCGCGCGCCAATACCTTCCTGATCCTCGGCAACCCGGTGACCATGCTCTGGATGTCGGTGGTGTCCGGCTACCTGGTGCAGCACTACAGCTGGCGCTGGATGTTCATTGTTGAAGGCTTGCCCGCAGTGCTCTGGGCCTTTATCTGGTGGCGCCTGGCGGATGATCGTCCGGCGCAAGCGAAGTGGCTCAACGACCAGGAAAAGCACGATCTGGAAAGCGCCCTGGCGGCCGAGCAGGTGGGGATCAAGGCGGTGAAGAACTACGCCGAAGCCTTCCGTTCGCCAAAAGTCATCGTCCTCGCCTTGCAGTTTTTCTGCTGGAGCATCGGCGTCTATGGCTTCGTCCTGTGGCTGCCGTCGATCCTCAAGCAAGGCGCGCAGATGGACATGATCGAGGCCGGCTGGCTGTCGGCCTTACCGTATCTGGCGGCCGTGATCGGCATGCTGCTGGTGTCCTGGGGCTCGGACAAACTGCAGAAACGTAAACGTTTTGTCTGGCCGCCGTTGCTGATCGCGTCCTTGGCGTTCTATGGCTCCTACGCCCTGGGGGCCGAACATTTCTGGTGGTCGTACGGCCTGCTGGTCGTGGCCGGTGCCTGCATGTACGCACCTTACGGACCGTTCTTCGCGATCATCCCGGAAATCCTCCCGGCCAACGTCGCGGGCGGCGCCATGGCGCTGATCAATAGCATGGGCGCCCTCGGCTCGTTCGGCGGCTCCTATCTGGTGGGCTACCTGAACAGCGCCACCGGCTCCCCTGGCGCGTCCTTTTTGCTGATGAGCGCTTCGCTGCTGCTGTCGGTGCTACTGACCCTGTGCCTGAAGACCGGCACCAGCGACCGTGAACGGCCCGGCGTTGCCCTGAGCCGCCGCGCCGCCCACCCTTGA
- a CDS encoding helix-turn-helix domain-containing protein: protein MHRSATVAVHPLPVPPPLLPKEKAPEKPIKLTLREKEILQWTAAGKSSWEIARILSRTEAGVNYHFCNIRRKFGVRSRWVALVMAMELGLIASP from the coding sequence ATGCACCGTTCCGCCACCGTAGCAGTTCATCCATTGCCCGTTCCGCCACCCTTGCTGCCCAAGGAGAAAGCCCCTGAGAAACCCATCAAACTGACGCTTCGGGAAAAAGAAATCCTGCAGTGGACTGCCGCTGGCAAGTCGTCCTGGGAGATTGCCCGGATCCTCAGTCGGACCGAAGCGGGTGTGAATTACCATTTTTGCAACATCCGCCGAAAATTCGGTGTGAGGTCACGCTGGGTCGCTCTGGTCATGGCGATGGAACTGGGTTTGATTGCAAGTCCCTGA
- a CDS encoding LacI family DNA-binding transcriptional regulator: MNSFSAAQRSRVTMLDVAERAGVSKASVSRFIGEDRALLSEATALRIEQAISELGYRPNQMARGLKRGRTRLIGMLLADIRNPYSIAVMHGVETACRQHGYSLVVCNTDRDDEQESQHLAALRSYNIEGLIVNTLGHHPDLLRELHREMPMVLVDRKVEQLHSDLVGLDNPGAVDTALSHLQEQGYRDVLLVSEPHDGTSSRIERVDSFHQQIAKRPLLRGAAIETGDDLQSRIQTFLAAPADGPKALFCANGIAALAATRALRELGCDLFGEVGLIALDDLDWYPLVGSGITALAQPTEAIGASAFDCLLKRLRGDQGPIRSVDFSVRLVVRGSTRGVLG, encoded by the coding sequence GTGAACAGTTTTTCCGCCGCCCAACGCAGCCGCGTGACCATGCTTGATGTCGCCGAACGTGCCGGGGTCTCCAAGGCCAGCGTGTCGCGTTTTATCGGCGAGGATCGCGCCCTGCTCTCCGAGGCCACGGCCTTGCGCATCGAGCAGGCAATTAGCGAGCTGGGTTATCGCCCGAACCAGATGGCTCGCGGCCTGAAACGCGGGCGCACGCGGTTGATCGGCATGCTCCTGGCGGATATCCGCAACCCCTATTCGATTGCCGTGATGCATGGCGTGGAAACCGCCTGCCGCCAGCACGGCTACAGCCTGGTGGTGTGCAACACCGACCGCGATGACGAGCAGGAAAGCCAGCACCTGGCGGCCCTGCGCTCGTACAACATCGAAGGCCTGATCGTGAACACCCTCGGCCATCACCCCGACCTGCTCCGCGAACTGCACCGCGAAATGCCCATGGTGCTGGTGGATCGCAAGGTCGAGCAGTTGCACAGCGACCTGGTCGGCCTGGATAACCCGGGCGCCGTCGACACTGCCCTGAGTCATCTTCAGGAGCAGGGCTATCGCGACGTGCTGCTGGTCAGCGAACCCCACGACGGCACCAGTTCGCGGATCGAGCGGGTCGACAGTTTTCACCAGCAGATCGCCAAGCGCCCGTTACTGCGCGGTGCGGCGATCGAGACCGGCGACGACCTGCAATCCCGTATCCAGACCTTCCTCGCCGCCCCGGCAGACGGCCCGAAAGCCTTGTTCTGCGCCAACGGCATAGCCGCGCTCGCCGCCACCCGCGCGTTGCGTGAGCTGGGTTGCGATCTGTTCGGCGAGGTTGGCCTGATCGCCCTTGATGACCTGGACTGGTACCCGTTGGTGGGCAGCGGCATCACTGCGCTTGCCCAGCCGACCGAAGCGATTGGTGCCAGTGCGTTTGATTGCCTGCTCAAGCGTTTGCGGGGCGATCAGGGGCCGATCAGGAGTGTGGATTTTTCGGTACGGTTGGTGGTGCGGGGGTCGACGCGGGGGGTTCTGGGGTGA
- a CDS encoding efflux RND transporter permease subunit — MPQFFIDRPVFAWVVALFILLAGALAIPQLPVAQYPDVAPPQIEIYAVYPGASAQTVDESVVSLIEEELNGADHLLYFESQSSLGSATIKATFQPGTNPELAQVDVQNRLKVVESRLPQAVIQQGLQVEKVSAGFLLLITLTSSDGKLDDVALSDYLARNVMNEIKRLDGVGKASLYGAERAMRIWIDPQKLIAFNLTPADVNAAIVAQNAQVSAGSIGDLPTRSTQQITATVLVKGQLSSPEEFADVVLKANPDGSTVRVGDVARVEIGSQEYQFSTRLNGKPSTAVGVQLAPGANALNTATLVRAKMDELARYFPAGVEYKIPYDTSPFVKVSITKVVYTLGEAMLLVFAVMFLFLQNIRYTLIPTLVVPVALMGTFATMLALGFSINVLTMFGMVLAIGILVDDAIVVVENVERIMVSEGLSPKEATRKAMQQITGAIIGITLVLVAVFIPMAFMQGSVGVIYQQFSLSMATSILFSAFLALTLTPALCATLLKPIAKGEHHEKTGFFGWFNRRFEQLTVRYEGWVSYALKRSGRYLLIYGVLLVGLGVLFTRLPSSFLPVEDQGYTITDIQLPPGASKNRTVQVVEQIEAHNATEPGIGDSTVILGFSFSGSGQNAALAFSTLKDWSERGSDDAATSIADRANIAFSQIKDAVAYSVLPPPVDGLGTSSGFEFRLQDRGGLGHSTLMAARTALLDAAEKSPILANVRESALAEAPQVQLIVDRKQANALGVSFADIGNVLSTAVGSAYVNDFPNQGRMQRVVVQAEGDQRSQVEDLLKIHVRNSNGKMVPLSAFVRAEWTQGPSQLTRYNGYPAVSISGEPAPGHSTGEAMAEIERLVALGPVGLGQEWTGLSLQERLSGSQAPILLGLSLLIVFLCLAALYESWSIPTSVLLVVPLGVLGAVLAVTLRGMPNDVFFKVGLITIIGLSAKNAILIIEFAKSLYDEGHDLIDATVQAARLRLRPIVMTSLAFILGVVPLAIATGASSASQQAIGTGVIGGMITATLAVVFVPVFFVVVMKLVRRSR, encoded by the coding sequence ATGCCGCAATTCTTTATCGACCGCCCGGTATTCGCCTGGGTGGTCGCGCTGTTTATCCTGCTGGCCGGTGCCCTGGCCATCCCGCAACTGCCCGTGGCCCAGTACCCGGACGTGGCGCCGCCGCAGATCGAGATCTACGCGGTGTACCCCGGCGCGTCGGCGCAGACCGTCGACGAAAGCGTGGTCAGCCTGATCGAGGAAGAACTCAACGGCGCCGACCACCTGCTGTATTTCGAATCCCAGAGCAGCCTCGGTTCGGCGACCATCAAGGCGACCTTCCAGCCCGGCACCAACCCCGAACTGGCCCAGGTCGATGTGCAGAACCGCCTCAAGGTGGTGGAGTCGCGGCTGCCCCAGGCGGTGATCCAGCAAGGCCTGCAGGTGGAAAAAGTCTCGGCCGGCTTTCTGCTGCTGATCACCCTGACCTCCAGCGACGGCAAGCTCGACGACGTGGCGCTCAGCGACTACCTGGCGCGCAACGTGATGAACGAAATCAAGCGCCTGGACGGGGTCGGCAAGGCTTCGTTGTACGGCGCCGAACGGGCCATGCGGATCTGGATCGACCCGCAGAAACTGATTGCCTTCAACCTGACCCCGGCGGACGTCAACGCCGCCATTGTTGCGCAGAACGCCCAGGTCTCGGCCGGCAGCATCGGCGACCTGCCGACCCGCAGCACGCAGCAAATTACCGCCACGGTGCTGGTCAAGGGGCAGCTGTCGAGTCCGGAAGAATTCGCCGATGTCGTCCTCAAGGCCAACCCCGATGGTTCCACGGTGCGCGTCGGCGATGTGGCGCGGGTGGAAATCGGCAGTCAGGAATACCAGTTCTCTACCCGTCTCAATGGCAAACCGTCCACCGCCGTCGGCGTGCAACTTGCACCCGGTGCCAACGCGCTGAACACCGCGACCCTGGTGCGGGCGAAGATGGACGAACTGGCGCGCTATTTCCCTGCGGGCGTCGAGTACAAGATACCCTACGACACCTCGCCCTTCGTCAAGGTCTCGATCACCAAAGTGGTCTACACCCTCGGCGAAGCGATGCTGCTGGTGTTCGCGGTGATGTTCCTGTTCCTGCAGAACATCCGCTACACACTGATCCCGACCCTGGTGGTGCCGGTGGCGCTGATGGGTACGTTCGCGACCATGCTAGCCCTGGGCTTCTCGATCAACGTGCTGACCATGTTCGGCATGGTCCTGGCGATCGGCATTCTGGTGGACGATGCGATTGTGGTGGTGGAGAACGTCGAGCGAATCATGGTCAGCGAAGGCCTGTCGCCCAAGGAAGCCACGCGCAAGGCCATGCAGCAGATCACCGGGGCGATCATCGGCATCACCCTGGTGCTGGTGGCGGTGTTTATCCCGATGGCCTTCATGCAGGGCTCGGTGGGGGTGATCTACCAGCAATTCTCGCTGTCGATGGCCACCTCGATCCTGTTCTCGGCCTTCCTCGCCCTGACCCTGACCCCGGCCCTGTGCGCCACCCTGCTTAAGCCCATCGCCAAGGGCGAGCACCACGAAAAAACCGGTTTCTTCGGCTGGTTCAACCGGCGCTTCGAACAGCTGACGGTGCGTTATGAGGGCTGGGTCAGTTATGCGCTGAAACGCAGCGGCCGTTACCTGCTGATCTATGGCGTGCTGCTGGTGGGTCTCGGCGTGCTGTTCACCCGCCTGCCCTCCTCGTTCCTGCCGGTTGAGGATCAGGGCTACACCATCACCGACATTCAGCTGCCACCGGGTGCGAGCAAGAACCGCACGGTGCAGGTGGTGGAGCAGATCGAAGCGCACAACGCCACCGAACCGGGGATTGGCGACAGCACGGTGATCCTCGGTTTCAGTTTCTCCGGCAGCGGACAGAACGCGGCCCTGGCCTTCAGCACACTGAAGGACTGGTCCGAGCGCGGCAGCGATGACGCGGCGACGTCGATTGCCGACCGCGCCAACATCGCCTTCAGCCAGATCAAGGACGCCGTGGCCTATTCGGTACTGCCGCCGCCGGTGGATGGCCTCGGCACCTCCAGCGGCTTCGAGTTTCGTCTGCAGGACCGTGGAGGTCTGGGCCACAGCACGCTGATGGCGGCGCGCACCGCGTTGCTGGATGCCGCGGAAAAAAGCCCGATCCTCGCCAACGTCCGTGAAAGCGCCCTGGCCGAAGCGCCGCAGGTGCAGTTGATCGTCGACCGCAAGCAGGCCAACGCGCTGGGGGTGTCGTTCGCCGATATCGGCAACGTGCTGTCCACCGCGGTCGGCTCGGCCTACGTCAATGACTTCCCCAACCAGGGCCGGATGCAGCGGGTGGTGGTCCAGGCCGAAGGGGACCAACGCAGCCAGGTCGAGGATTTGCTGAAGATCCACGTGCGCAACAGCAACGGCAAGATGGTGCCGCTGTCGGCCTTCGTCCGTGCCGAGTGGACCCAGGGGCCAAGTCAGTTGACCCGCTACAACGGCTACCCGGCGGTGAGCATTTCCGGCGAGCCGGCGCCCGGCCACAGCACCGGTGAAGCCATGGCGGAGATCGAGCGCCTGGTGGCGCTGGGGCCGGTGGGCCTGGGTCAGGAATGGACCGGGTTGTCGCTGCAGGAACGTCTCTCCGGCAGCCAGGCGCCGATCCTGTTGGGGCTGTCGCTGCTGATCGTGTTCCTGTGCCTGGCAGCCTTGTACGAGAGCTGGTCGATTCCCACTTCGGTGCTGCTGGTGGTGCCGCTGGGGGTATTGGGTGCGGTGCTGGCAGTGACCCTGCGCGGCATGCCCAACGATGTGTTCTTCAAGGTCGGTCTGATCACCATCATCGGCCTTTCGGCGAAGAACGCGATCCTGATCATCGAGTTCGCCAAGAGCCTGTACGACGAGGGCCACGACCTGATCGACGCCACGGTGCAAGCCGCGCGCCTGCGCCTGCGGCCGATCGTCATGACCTCGCTGGCGTTCATCCTCGGCGTGGTACCCCTGGCGATTGCCACCGGTGCCAGCTCGGCCAGCCAGCAGGCGATCGGCACCGGGGTGATCGGCGGAATGATCACTGCGACCCTGGCGGTGGTGTTCGTGCCGGTGTTTTTTGTGGTGGTGATGAAACTGGTGCGCAGATCGCGTTGA
- a CDS encoding NAD(P)-dependent oxidoreductase yields MKKQVVLYKKLSPVLMARLHEQCEVTLIDSLDAEGLTRLREALPRAQGLLGASLKLDAALLDLAPNLQAIASVSVGVDNYDIDYLTERRILLSNTPDVLTETTADTGFALILASARRVVELANLVRDGQWTRNIGPAHFGSDVHGKTLGIIGMGRIGEALAQRGHFGFGMPVLYHSHSPKPAVEQRFDAQYRSLDALLQQADFVCLTLPLTAETEGLIGAREFALMRPETIFINISRGKVVDEAAMIHALQTRQIRAAGLDVFEREPLDPASPLLGLDNVVATPHMGSATHETREAMARCAVDNLLAAMAGQRPANLVNPQAVR; encoded by the coding sequence ATGAAAAAGCAGGTCGTTTTATATAAAAAACTCTCGCCGGTATTGATGGCCCGCCTGCACGAACAGTGCGAGGTAACGCTGATCGACAGCCTCGACGCCGAAGGTTTGACCCGGCTACGCGAGGCCCTGCCCCGCGCCCAGGGTCTGCTCGGCGCCAGCCTGAAACTGGACGCCGCATTGCTCGACCTGGCGCCAAATCTGCAGGCCATCGCCAGCGTCTCGGTGGGCGTCGACAACTACGACATCGACTACCTGACCGAACGGCGTATCCTGCTCAGCAACACCCCGGATGTGCTCACCGAAACCACCGCCGACACCGGCTTCGCGCTGATCCTGGCCAGCGCACGGCGGGTGGTGGAGCTGGCCAATCTGGTGCGCGACGGTCAATGGACCCGTAACATCGGTCCCGCCCATTTCGGCAGTGACGTGCACGGCAAAACCCTGGGCATCATCGGCATGGGGCGCATCGGCGAAGCCCTGGCCCAGCGCGGGCACTTCGGCTTCGGCATGCCGGTGCTGTACCACAGTCACTCGCCGAAACCGGCGGTGGAGCAGCGCTTCGACGCGCAATACCGCAGCCTCGACGCGTTGTTGCAGCAAGCCGATTTTGTTTGCCTGACGCTGCCGCTGACCGCCGAGACCGAAGGGCTGATCGGTGCACGGGAGTTCGCGTTGATGCGTCCCGAGACCATCTTCATCAATATCTCCAGGGGCAAGGTGGTCGATGAAGCGGCCATGATCCATGCCCTGCAAACCCGGCAGATTCGTGCAGCAGGCCTGGATGTGTTCGAGCGCGAGCCGCTGGATCCCGCCTCACCACTGCTGGGTCTGGACAACGTGGTGGCCACCCCGCACATGGGCTCGGCCACTCATGAGACCCGCGAAGCCATGGCCCGCTGTGCCGTCGACAACTTGCTGGCGGCGATGGCGGGGCAACGGCCGGCCAATCTGGTCAATCCGCAGGCGGTCCGTTAA
- a CDS encoding sugar phosphate isomerase/epimerase family protein, whose amino-acid sequence MNKPAVSISLSSYGADLVRARGQLAFVEILAKAGAQRIEWREELLTSEDPRDLARAVAQWGLEAVYSSPLELWVAGRSQANPLLSATLKRAQAFGAKWLKVSLGYFTENNDLTHLSAVLAEHPVQLLVENDQTLHGGRIEPFQRFFDGIEQQQLPVQMTFDIGNWQWQDQCAASAARLLGRHVGYVHCKAVTRRADSKLVAIPPTAADVQTWEQLLRHMPHGLARAVEYPLQADDLQHLTGEHVALLAQLGQARLEHAHV is encoded by the coding sequence ATGAACAAACCTGCTGTTTCCATCAGCCTTTCCAGCTACGGCGCCGACCTTGTGCGGGCGCGCGGGCAGTTGGCGTTTGTTGAGATTCTGGCTAAAGCCGGGGCGCAACGCATCGAATGGCGCGAAGAATTGCTGACCAGTGAAGACCCAAGGGATCTGGCCCGGGCCGTCGCGCAATGGGGGCTTGAGGCGGTGTATTCCTCGCCCCTGGAGTTGTGGGTGGCCGGGCGTTCGCAGGCCAATCCGCTGCTGTCCGCCACCCTGAAGCGGGCGCAGGCGTTTGGTGCGAAATGGCTGAAGGTCTCCCTGGGTTACTTCACCGAGAACAACGATCTCACGCACCTGTCAGCAGTGCTGGCCGAACACCCCGTGCAGTTGCTGGTGGAAAACGACCAGACCCTGCACGGCGGGCGCATCGAACCCTTCCAGCGTTTTTTCGATGGGATCGAACAACAGCAACTGCCGGTGCAGATGACCTTCGACATTGGCAACTGGCAGTGGCAGGACCAGTGCGCCGCCAGCGCCGCGCGTCTGCTCGGGCGGCATGTTGGCTACGTGCATTGCAAGGCGGTGACCCGTCGGGCCGACAGCAAGCTGGTGGCGATCCCGCCAACGGCAGCCGATGTGCAGACGTGGGAGCAGTTGCTACGGCACATGCCCCACGGCCTTGCCCGTGCCGTGGAATATCCGTTGCAGGCCGATGACCTGCAGCACCTGACCGGTGAACACGTCGCCCTCCTCGCCCAATTGGGCCAGGCGCGGCTGGAGCACGCCCATGTCTGA
- a CDS encoding response regulator transcription factor encodes MNSEHVPPASCSTLARPIARDDRLVSHGQRSNTPLRVIIADDHPVVLVGAEVALSAAPGTSLTIVAQANNADELIDHLQRTSCDLLISDYSMPCGRFPDGLALMGYLRRHYSHLPLIVMTMLRNPSLLQALLSVGVSGLFDKRSPLADLKRAVNAVSKGRRYLCPTFAQILQTQTLSTSGLQAPSVHLSERELEVVRLFVQGLSGRQIAAQLNRSEKTISRQKRTAMDKLGLVHDGGLVEFARVSGLND; translated from the coding sequence ATGAATTCGGAACATGTACCGCCCGCCTCATGCTCAACCCTTGCCCGTCCAATTGCCCGTGACGACAGGCTGGTGTCGCATGGGCAACGCTCAAATACGCCTTTGCGTGTGATCATCGCCGACGACCACCCGGTGGTACTGGTGGGCGCCGAGGTAGCCCTGAGCGCAGCGCCAGGTACATCTTTAACGATCGTGGCCCAAGCCAACAACGCCGATGAACTGATTGACCACCTGCAACGGACCTCTTGCGATCTGCTGATCAGTGACTACTCGATGCCCTGCGGACGTTTTCCCGATGGTCTGGCGCTAATGGGCTATCTGCGGCGGCACTACAGTCACCTGCCCTTGATCGTGATGACCATGCTGCGCAACCCTTCGCTGCTGCAAGCGTTGCTCAGTGTGGGCGTCAGCGGACTGTTCGATAAACGCAGTCCGCTGGCTGACCTCAAGCGCGCGGTGAACGCAGTCAGCAAGGGACGCCGGTACCTCTGCCCGACCTTCGCGCAGATTCTGCAGACGCAGACCCTGTCTACGTCGGGTTTGCAAGCGCCTTCGGTGCACCTCTCGGAGCGGGAACTGGAGGTGGTGCGCTTGTTTGTCCAGGGCCTGTCCGGACGGCAAATCGCCGCACAACTGAACCGCAGCGAAAAAACCATCAGCCGCCAAAAAAGAACCGCCATGGACAAGTTGGGACTGGTCCATGACGGTGGGTTGGTGGAGTTTGCTCGGGTGAGTGGGCTAAATGATTAA
- a CDS encoding sugar kinase: MSEIDILSFGETMAMLVAEQTGDLAQVMNFHKRIAGADSNVAIGLSRLGFQVAWLSRVGNDSLGRFVLDTLQGEGLNCAQVEIDPAHPTGFQFKSREDDGADPQVEYFRRGSAASRLSPAHIAPSLLQARHLHATGIPPALSDSARALSFELMTQMRGAGRSVSFDPNLRPSLWSSEQQMIREINRLAALAQWVLPGLSEGRLLTGFDTPADIAGFYLDQGAEAVVIKLGAEGAYYRSQSEQGFVAAVPVARVVDTVGAGDGFAVGLISALLENCSLTEAVQRANWIGSRAVQSRGDMEGLPTRAEMVVEFETVIASRLAMRP; this comes from the coding sequence ATGTCTGAGATCGATATCCTGTCTTTCGGCGAAACCATGGCCATGCTGGTCGCCGAGCAAACCGGCGACCTGGCCCAGGTGATGAACTTCCACAAGCGCATCGCCGGGGCCGACAGTAACGTCGCCATCGGTCTGTCGCGCCTGGGGTTCCAGGTGGCGTGGTTGAGCCGGGTCGGCAACGATTCCCTTGGACGCTTTGTCCTCGACACCCTGCAAGGCGAAGGCCTGAATTGCGCGCAGGTTGAAATCGATCCCGCGCACCCCACCGGCTTTCAGTTCAAATCCCGCGAAGACGACGGCGCCGATCCGCAGGTGGAGTATTTCCGCCGTGGTTCGGCAGCCAGTCGCCTGTCACCCGCCCACATCGCGCCGAGCCTGCTGCAAGCGCGGCACCTGCATGCCACCGGTATTCCGCCGGCGCTGTCGGACAGTGCGCGGGCGCTGTCTTTTGAGCTGATGACGCAGATGCGTGGCGCCGGCCGCAGTGTCTCGTTCGACCCCAATTTGCGGCCGTCGCTGTGGTCCAGCGAGCAACAGATGATCCGCGAGATCAACCGCCTCGCCGCCCTCGCCCAGTGGGTGCTGCCTGGCTTGAGCGAAGGCCGGTTGCTCACCGGGTTCGACACGCCGGCCGATATCGCCGGGTTCTACCTGGATCAGGGCGCCGAGGCCGTGGTGATCAAACTGGGGGCTGAGGGCGCCTATTACCGCAGCCAGTCTGAGCAGGGCTTCGTCGCCGCCGTGCCGGTGGCCCGGGTTGTCGACACCGTCGGTGCTGGCGACGGCTTTGCCGTGGGCCTGATCAGCGCCCTGCTGGAGAACTGCAGCCTGACCGAGGCGGTGCAGCGTGCGAACTGGATTGGCAGTCGTGCGGTGCAGAGTCGGGGGGATATGGAGGGGCTGCCCACTCGGGCTGAGATGGTCGTTGAATTTGAAACCGTTATCGCGAGCAGGCTCGCGATGAGGCCCTAA
- a CDS encoding DUF1345 domain-containing protein — protein sequence MPHPLRTHPRLTAAALLGIAVGLVAPADALVSKILIGWNAGVWTYLVLMLWLTIRARAEEVERIAEVEDENAGAVLLIVCIAAIASLVAITVELAGTGSLDTSHKLLRYGFTGVTVIGSWLLIGMIFSVHYARLFYTWDGKEPALRFADGLKKPNYWDFLYFSFTIGVAVQTADVGVATRDIRKIVLAQSLIGFVFNTAILGFSINIAAGLFG from the coding sequence ATGCCCCACCCGCTACGCACCCACCCCCGCCTCACCGCCGCCGCACTGCTGGGCATAGCAGTAGGCCTTGTGGCGCCCGCCGATGCCCTGGTGAGCAAGATCCTCATTGGCTGGAATGCAGGGGTCTGGACTTACCTGGTGTTGATGCTGTGGCTGACCATTCGCGCCCGCGCCGAAGAGGTCGAGCGCATTGCCGAAGTCGAGGATGAAAATGCCGGGGCGGTGCTGTTGATCGTCTGTATCGCGGCCATCGCCAGTCTGGTGGCGATCACCGTCGAGCTGGCCGGCACCGGCAGCCTCGACACCTCGCACAAGTTGCTGCGCTACGGGTTTACCGGTGTCACGGTGATCGGCTCGTGGCTGCTGATCGGGATGATTTTCAGCGTGCACTACGCCCGGCTGTTCTACACCTGGGACGGCAAGGAACCGGCGTTGCGCTTTGCCGACGGACTGAAAAAGCCCAATTACTGGGACTTCCTGTACTTCTCCTTCACCATCGGCGTGGCGGTGCAAACCGCTGATGTCGGCGTCGCCACCCGTGACATCCGCAAGATCGTCCTCGCCCAGTCGCTGATCGGTTTCGTGTTCAACACCGCGATTCTCGGCTTCTCGATCAACATCGCCGCAGGCTTGTTTGGCTGA